A genomic window from Lotus japonicus ecotype B-129 chromosome 1, LjGifu_v1.2 includes:
- the LOC130716770 gene encoding uncharacterized protein LOC130716770, protein MSLCGTRQPVFEDGFRNGVVTWRLSVSFCMVLESNERVVANCKPKIKGFSLKNNLALLLSRNVEYVDLGFEFRPGLFLNEALHWLVKSRVKEVLVVLAFDLVERGLLEIPLSQDLAMELTYDKKIYYLRVLKGCLGLCCSSFGGMAEMWIMKEYKVQSSWTRIVLSACDISRNSFFPICFTKCGDVFGSNEFGRLLRLNDEGKLLEHRALWRGKSRYRVLHSRVYTESLLPFPDQENEDYPPF, encoded by the exons ATGTCGTTGTGTGGAACCCGTCAACCGGTGTTCGAAGACGGGTTCCGGAATGGTGTAGTTACTTGGCGTCTCAGTGTGAGTTTCTGTATGGTATTGG AATCTAATGAGCGTGTTGTGGCTAATTGCAAGCCTAAAATCAAGGGTTTTTCTTTGAAAAACAATTTAGCCTTGTTGCTGAGTAGGAATGTTGAGTATGTGGATTTAGGGTTTGAGTTTAGACCTGGGTTGTTCTTGAATGAGGCTCTTCATTGGTTGGTTAAGTCTCGCGTTAAGGAGGTTCTTGTAGTTCTTGCTTTTGATTTGGTAGAGAGGGGTTTACTTGAGATTCCTCTGTCACAGGATTTAGCTATGGAATTGACTTATGataagaaaatatattatttgcgGGTGCTGAAAGGATGTCTCGGTCTGTGTTGCTCAAGTTTTGGCGGCATGGCCGAAATGTGGATAATGAAAGAGTATAAAGTGCAGTCGTCGTGGACTAGGATTGTTTTGTCGGCTTGTGACATTTCTCGGAACTCCTTTTTTCCTATATGTTTCACTAAATGCGGCGATGTTTTCGGATCGAACGAGTTTGGAAGGTTGTTGAGGCTTAATGATGAAGGAAAGCTGCTTGAGCATCGCGCACTGTGGCGGGGAAAGAGTAGATATCGTGTATTACATAGTCGTGTGTATACAGAGAGTTTACTACCATTCCCTgatcaagaaaatgaagattaCCCACCCTTCTAG
- the LOC130716759 gene encoding AT-hook motif nuclear-localized protein 21-like: MAEQHGIPMYLSPRFGENSLEQHTPNIGPFGFHLQPPQFGLGPNHQVRSSSSKRTVGRPPGSKNKPKPPMVIIKNNNDIKLAIIEVGAGTDVMETVVQLARRYNSNIMVVHAAGTISNVTLSNPLDQAFIAHGPFVLLGLSGSYVTPHSLNDPLPSSSFPSFTPNLSPSATRSTFAISISSLQGKVIHGVVAGKIMAANNGVTVTTLLFKNPEYHKFGVVTEGDIVEEHIDNPHDNGGGSDHGAASGFIGGGCAGGFDMLEFKQD; the protein is encoded by the coding sequence ATGGCCGAGCAGCATGGCATTCCAATGTATCTCTCCCCCAGATTCGGTGAAAACTCATTAGAGCAGCACACTCCCAACATTGGACCCTTCGGTTTCCACCTCCAACCACCACAGTTTGGCCTTGGACCCAACCATCAGGTAAGGTCCTCCTCCTCCAAGAGGACCGTCGGCAGGCCACCCGGTTCTAAGAATAAGCCGAAGCCCCCGATGGTCATCATCAAGAACAACAATGACATAAAGTTAGCAATTATTGAGGTCGGTGCCGGCACCGACGTCATGGAGACGGTGGTCCAGCTGGCCCGCCGCTACAACTCCAACATCATGGTGGTCCATGCTGCGGGTACAATTTCCAATGTGACTCTCAGCAACCCTCTGGACCAAGCTTTCATTGCCCATGGACCCTTTGTTCTGTTGGGTCTCTCTGGATCCTATGTGACACCACATTCTCTCAACGATCCcttgccttcttcttcttttccatctttCACCCCCAACCTCTCTCCCTCTGCGACTCGCTCCACCTTCGCGATCTCCATCTCTAGCTTACAGGGAAAAGTCATTCATGGGGTCGTTGCTGGAAAGATCATGGCCGCAAATAATGGGGTCACTGTTACGACTCTGCTTTTCAAGAACCCTGAGTATCACAAATTTGGTGTCGTCACTGAAGGCGatattgtggaagaacatattGATAACCCTcatgacaatggtggtggcagtgatcACGGGGCCGCTAGCGGTTTTATAGGTGGTGGGTGTGCTGGTGGTTTTGACATGCTTGAATTTAAACAAGATTGA
- the LOC130728669 gene encoding F-box/kelch-repeat protein At3g23880-like — protein MNEQRPRRSTEILSLFSNLPEELITQILLRLPVRSLLRFKSVCKSWLSLISDPKFGKSHYDISASPTHRCLTKGNDSEIESIDVDASSLHDDSSVVSLKFPLPPPPREGYVFGPDPPSDVEFVGSCRGFVLVAYPQGDVIVWNPSTGVQRRIVDDLDEMIAMYPTGFGYDKSTDDYLLVIMNVIP, from the coding sequence ATGAACGAACAGCGTCCAAGAAGGAGCACGGAGATCCTCTCTCTGTTTTCCAATCTCCCTGAAGAGTTGATTACACAGATTCTGCTGAGGTTACCGGTGAGATCTCTTCTCCGCTTCAAATCGGTATGCAAATCGTGGCTGTCTTTGATTTCCGATCCCAAATTTGGTAAATCTCACTATGATATATCTGCTTCACCCACTCACCGATGTCTTACCAAAGGCAATGATTCTGAAATTGAGTCCATAGATGTAGATGCATCATCACTTCACGATGATTCTTCTGTAGTTAGCCTCAAATTTCCGCTTCCACCACCGCCCCGTGAGGGATATGTTTTTGGTCCTGACCCCCCTAGTGATGTTGAGTTCGTGGGTTCATGTAGAGGGTTTGTTCTTGTAGCTTATCCACAAGGTGATGTCATTGTATGGAATCCATCAACCGGTGTGCAGAGAAGAATTGTAGATGACCTTGATGAGATGATTGCTATGTATCCAACTGGTTTTGGGTATGACAAATCAACAGATGACTACTTGCTCGTTATTATGAACGTGATTCCTTAA
- the LOC130728670 gene encoding F-box protein CPR1-like has product MVKFPSSISNGKMNRRRSSENENPFLLPHLPDELILLQILLRLPVRSLLRFKTVCKSWLSRISEPQFAKSHFDLAASPTHRIFLNDAPGFKIESFDTDSSLHDDSAVVNLKFPLAPPCPRMLLWANTRLMVMGSCRGFVFLANYKGDIVVWNPSTGERRRIPDSFNMGLEFLYGIGYDKIGDDYLLIYIESNDLVVAEYMPEIKIFSLKYNSHVLCGMNDEYVDLGSDFRPGLFLNDSLHWLVKSRVRNVRVVLAFDLVEGSLLEIPMSLHDLAVELGDDNKEYHLRVMGGCLCLCHSRVGMAEIWMMMEYKVESSWTKIVLSDYDFPCNSFFPIWFTKCGDIFGSNEVGRLLKLNDKGNLLEHRALWKGKGERSYRLLYTHMYTESLLSLPEIVSGHYPPEYYPPFSGFEEIDAHEQQPADLDQGGEDDQQPGDLDQGSEDDQQASEDDQQPT; this is encoded by the coding sequence ATGGTGAAATTTCCGAGCTCTATCAGCAACGGAAAGATGAACAGGCGAAGAAGCTCGGAGAACGAGAACCCCTTTCTCCTTCCCCATCTCCCTGACGAGTTGATTCTTCTTCAAATCCTTCTTCGACTACCAGTTCGATCTCTGCTCCGTTTCAAAACCGTCTGCAAATCATGGCTCTCTCGCATTTCCGAACCCCAATTCGCCAAATCCCATTTTGACCTAGCTGCTTCACCCACCCACCGCATCTTCCTAAACGACGCCCCTGGTTTCAAAATCGAATCATTCGACACCGATTCATCGCTCCACGATGATTCTGCTGTGGTTAACCTCAAATTCCCGCTTGCACCGCCGTGTCCTCGAATGCTGTTATGGGCAAACACCCGTTTGATGGTTATGGGTTCTTGCAGAGGGTTTGTGTTTTTAGCCAATTACAAAGGTGACATTGTTGTATGGAATCCTTCAACTGGTGAGCGAAGAAGAATTCCAGATAGTTTTAATATGGGTTTAGAATTTCTTTATGGTATTGGGTATGACAAAATAGGTGATGATTACTTGTTAATTTATATAGAATCGAATGACCTCGTCGTGGCTGAGTATATGCCCGAAATTAAGATTTTCTCTTTGAAATATAATTCACATGTCTTGTGTGGTATGAATGATGAGTATGTGGATTTGGGATCTGATTTTAGACCTGGTTTGTTTTTGAATGACTCTCTGCATTGGTTGGTTAAGTCTCGTGTTAGGAACGTTCGTGTAGTTCTCGCTTTTGATTTGGTAGAGGGGAGTTTATTAGAGATTCCTATGTCATTGCATGATTTAGCTGTGGAATTGGGCGATGATAACAAAGAGTATCATTTGAGGGTGATGGGAGGGTGTCTCTGTCTGTGTCACTCGCGTGTGGGTATGGCTGAAATATGGATGATGATGGAGTATAAAGTGGAATCATCTTGGACTAAGATTGTTTTGTCAGATTACGACTTCCCTTGCAACTCCTTTTTTCCAATATGGTTCACCAAAtgtggtgatatttttggatcAAATGAGGTTGGAAGATTATTGAAGCTTAACGATAAAGGAAACCTGCTTGAGCATCGCGCACTTTGGAAGGGGAAAGGGGAGAGGAGCTATCGTCTATTATACACTCATATGTATACAGAGAGTTTACTTTCACTCCCTGAGATAGTGAGTGGACATTACCCACCCGAATATTACCCACCCTTTAGTGGCTTTGAGGAAATAGATGCACATGAACAACAACCTGCTGACTTAGATCAAGGGGGTGAAGATGACCAACAACCTGGTGACTTAGATCAAGGGAGTGAAGATGATCAACAAGCAAGTGAAGATGACCAACAACCTACATAA
- the LOC130716778 gene encoding F-box/kelch-repeat protein At3g23880-like yields the protein MEMKTKMMENETQKEKQKNLNLTVTKLILEILRLPVRFLLHMKNKMMMMMNDKEENEKEKEDLNLNIALSHELIVEILLRLPVRSLLRFKCVCTAWNSLISNPQFAKSHFDLGASPTHRLLLDKVNDDSVESFDFEASLHDDSAVVNLKFPPYIAPSFLTLGSCRGFILLATMMGPSAGDLILWNPSTGSHREIPVTYDDWDSWYDPSTRVRQGIPDYVGGLLFGFLYGFGYDQSNDDYLLVLIRLGVCEPQVIVNTPESFVYSVQFGPLTRPRIEVLSVKTNVPSFIYGEEVEYLELGAESVSGLFLNQSLHWLVISRDTQRHVIIAFDLVERSLYEIPLSPDLAEELSYDTKCHLRVLGGCLGLCYSGEDVEPEMTEIWVMKEYKVQASWTKSCALPGFLPICLTQGGGVLGLDESGGFQKLNDKGELLENHAYGLSGKGALKYFDMYRESLLPLPGEETRRDEDDVQ from the coding sequence ATGGAGATGAAGACGAAGATGATGGAGAACGAAACGCAGAAggagaagcagaagaatctcaACCTCACCGTCACAAAGTTGATTCTTGAAATTCTGAGGCTACCAGTGAGATTTCTTCTGCATATGAAGaacaagatgatgatgatgatgaacgaCAAGGAGGAGaatgagaaggagaaggaggacctgAACCTCAACATCGCTCTGTCTCACGAGTTGATTGTTGAAATTCTGCTAAGGCTACCAGTGAGGTCTCTCCTCCGCTTCAAATGTGTTTGTACTGCATGGAACTCTTTGATTTCAAATCCTCAATTCGCTAAATCACATTTTGACCTAGGTGCTTCACCCACACACCGTCTTCTTCTCGATAAAGTCAATGATGATTCAGTTGAATCATTTGATTTCGAAGCGTCGCTTCATGATGATTCTGCTGTGGTAAACCTCAAATTCCCACCCTACATTGCCCCTAGTTTCCTTACCTTAGGTTCTTGCAGAGGGTTTATTCTGTTAGCAACAATGATGGGTCCATCAGCTGGTGATCTCATTCTCTGGAATCCTTCAACTGGTTCTCACAGAGAAATTCCTGTCACGTATGATGACTGGGATTCATGGTATGACCCTTCAACTCGTGTCCGCCAAGGAATTCCAGATTATGTTGGTGGTTTGTTGTTTGGTTTTCTGTATGGTTTTGGATATGACCAGTCCAATGATGATTACTTGCTTGTTTTAATACGGTTGGGTGTATGTGAACCTCAAGTGATTGTGAATACCCCAGAAAGCTTTGTTTATAGTGTGCAATTTGGTCCACTTACACGGCCTCGAATTGAGGTTCTGTCTGTGAAAACCAATGTGCCTTCCTTCATTTATGGCGAAGAAGTTGAATATTTGGAGCTTGGAGCTGAGTCTGTATCTGGTTTGTTCTTGAATCAGTCCCTGCATTGGTTGGTCATATCCAGGGATACACAACGTCATGTTATCATTGCCTTTGATTTGGTTGAAAGGAGTTTATATGAGATTCCTCTATCCCCTGATTTGGCAGAGGAATTGTCATATGATACGAAATGTCATTTGAGGGTACTGGGAGGTTGTCTTGGTCTCTGTTACTCGGGTGAAGATGTTGAACCTGAAATGACTGAGATTTGGGTCATGAAAGAGTATAAAGTGCAGGCTTCTTGGACTAAATCATGTGCTCTTCCTGGCTTTTTGCCAATATGCTTAACTCAAGGAGGTGGTGTATTGGGATTAGATGAGAGTGGAGGATTCCAGAAATTGAATGATAAGGGTGAACTGCTTGAAAATCACGCATATGGACTATCGGGCAAAGGGGCTCTAAAGTATTTTGACATGTACAGGGAGAGCCTACTACCACTCCCTGGTGAGGAAACaagaagagatgaagatgaCGTTCAGTAG